In the genome of Sinorhizobium chiapasense, the window CCTGTCGAAGCCACGAAACAGACAGAAAAAGCAAAAAATCAAGGGGGCGACAGTGATCAAGTCAGAACTGGTGCAGATTGTGGCCGCACGCAATCCGCATCTATACCACCGCGACGTCGAAAATATCGTCAATGCGGTTCTTGATGAGATCACGGATGCACTGGCGGCGGGAAACCGTGTCGAGTTACGCGGCTTCGGCGCCTTCTCGGTCAAGAACAGACCGTCGCGCTCGGGTCGCAATCCGCGCACGGGCGACTCCGTCTTCGTCGAAGAGAAATGGGTGCCCTTCTTCAAGACGGGCAAGGAACTGCGCGAGCGGCTCAATCCCGGTATGAACGGCAACGACGACGACTAGAACATCCCGCTTTCAGATGAAGGCGGATAAGATGCTCTGGAAACAAAGCACGAGAGCGTCCTTTGTGCGTTCACTTGAGCGCACGGCGCTCTGGATCGCGACAATTCGGATCGATGGAGCGGGTGTGGTCTTTCCGGCGCACGAGAAAGGCTCCATAACCCTTGAACCTGAGCATCGTGTCTTGCGAAAATCGTGCCGATTTTCGTGGATCGATGCGACAGCCGGAGCGGATGCATGCTCAAGAAACTGATCAATATCGTTGTACTCGTGCCCCTGGGGATCATCCTTATCGTATTGAGCGTTGCCAATCGTCAGGCGGTGACCCTGGCGTTCAATCCGTTCAATCCGGCCGACAGCCTACTTTCCGTTTCGGCTCCATTTTTCGTGTTCCTGTTTCTCGCCGTCATCGTCGGGCTGATTCTCGGGGCCGGGGTGACCTGGCTCAGCCAGGGAAAATATCGTCGCCGCGCCCGCAACGAGGCCAACGAGGCATCGAAGTGGCATCGCGAGGCGGAAAAGCAGCGCAGCCAGGCGGAAAAACTCGCATCGCAGACACCGCTGCCTGCGCCGCAGAACTGATCTACTGCACGTATCCTTAAATCGTAGCCGATTTAAGGATAAAAACATGCAGCGGTTCAAAGTGCTGCAGCGTCCTTTGCGCGACTGATAAGACGCGCGGCGCTGTAGCGCGCCTTGTGTTGCGCGTGATCGGCCGGCTCATTAGCTTGCCGCTTCCGCCGCCCCGCTGACTGCCAGGTTGAAATCCGCGAAGAATTGTTGCGCGAGCTTTCTCGATGTCGAATCGATCAGGCGCGAGCCGAGCTGGGCGATTTTGCCGCCGACCTCGGCTTTGACGTCATAGCGCAGCACCGTCTCACCACCCTCCTCGGCAAGCGTGACATCTGCGCCGCCCTTGGCAAAACCGGCGATGCCGCCCTTGCCTTCGCCCGATATCGTGTAGCTCTGGGGTGGATTGAGGTTGGAAAGGACGACATTGCCGTTGAAGGTCGCCGAAACGGGTCCGATCTTCACCTTGACCACGGCCGTCAACTCCGTCGGCGATTTCATTTCGAGCGACTGGCAGCCCGGAATGCATCGCCTCAAGATTTCCGGATCGTTCAAGCATTGCCAAACTGCGTCGCGCCGCGCCGCGATGCGTTCCTCGCCGGTCATTTCCATGCCTGTTCCTCCCGTCCTGATCCCGGCTTCGATCTTGGCAAATCGGAAACGGCTTTGCCAAGAGCATCGGCAGTGCTATTTGCACGGTCTGAGCGTATCGCCCGCCCGCCATTGGGTGCGAGGGGCAGCTTGGACGCGAGCTTGTTCGCGATCGGGCGGCTTCGGCTTATGAGCGGATGCGCCGAGTGATTTGATTGAAGTCCAAGGATCAGCGCGTGAAAGAAAAAGATCGGCGGTCGAAGAACGCCTCGGTCACGGCGGCGAAAGGCCGGGGCGCTGAGGCGCGAGGCGGCCATCACGAGCAAAGGCACCCACCCGTCAAGCAGGGCGGGTTCAAGGCCAGGAGCGGTGGACTGCCCGCAAAGGTCGCGGAAGAGAAGGGTGATCGGCAGCGATCGGCCCACGAGGCGGCGCCAACGCGTCCCGTCAGGCAAAGAACCGGTGACAAGCCGGCCGAGACTGTGCCGCTCATTCTCGAAACAGCGGCGACGGCAGGCTACCATCTGATCGACAGCGGCAACGGCGAGAAGCTCGAACAATACGGACCCTATCGCATCGTCCGCCCCGAAGCGCAGGCGCTCTGGCCGAAGGCGCTTCCCGCCTCGATCTGGGAGAAGGCCGATGCGATCTTCACGGGCGATACCGACGAAGACGGTATGGGGCGCTGGCGTTTCCCCCGGGAGGTGCTGGGCGAAACCTGGCCGATGCAGCTTCTCGATACGGATTTTCTCGGCCGCTTTACGTCGTTTCGCCACGTCGGCGTTTTCCCGGAGCAGCTTGCCCATTGGTCCTGGATGAAGGACCAGGTGGCGACGGCCGGGCGGCCGCTCAAGGTTCTCAATCTCTTCGGTTACACCGGTGTTGCTTCGCTGATTGCCGCCAAGGCGGGCGCCGAGGTGACGCATGTCGACGCCTCCAAGAAGGCGATCGGCTGGGCGCGCGAAAACCAGACGCTGGCGCGCGCCGAAAAACTGCCGATCCGCTGGATCTGCGACGATGCGATGAAGTTCATCCAGCGCGAAGAACGGCGCGGCAGCCGCTATGACGTCATCCTGACCGACCCGCCCAAGTTCGGCCGTGGCCCGAACGGCGAGGTTTGGCAGCTTTTCGACCATCTGGCGGCAATGCTAGACATCTGCCGCGAAATCCTGTCGCCGGAGGCGCGCGGGCTTGTCCTCACGGCCTATTCAATCCGCGCGAGCTTCTATTCGATTCACGAGCTCATGCGCGAAACGATGCGCGGACGCGGCGGTCGGGTCGAATCCGGAGAGCTGATCATCCGCGAGGGCGGTCTCGACGGCAAGGAGCCGGGGCGGGCGCTTTCCACTTCACTCTTCAGCCGCTGGGTACCCAAATGAACACTGACAGAAGCGATCACGGCACGCCGCGCGTCGGCCATGTGAAGGAGGTGACCAGCCTCACCAATCCGATCATCAAGGACATCCGCTCGCTTGCGCAGAAGAAGCATCGCGACGAGACGCGGTCCTTCATGGCGGAGGGTCTGAAGCTGGTGATCGATGCGCTCGATCTCGGCTGGAAGATCAAGATCCTCGTCTACGCCAAGGCGGCAAAGGGCAAGCCGCAGGTCGAGCAGGTGGCGGCCAAGACGGTCGCCAAGGGAGGTCTGGTGCTCGAGGTCAGCGAGAAGGTGCTCTCGACGATCACCCGGCGCGACAATCCGCAGATGGTGGTCGGCATCTTCGAACAGCGTTATCGCGCGCTGAAGGACGTTCGACCCGAGGAAGGCGAGACCTATGTGGCGCTCGACCGCGTCCGCGATCCCGGCAATCTCGGTACGATCATCCGGACGGCGGATGCGGCCGGCGCCTCCGGCATCATCCTTGTCGGCGAGACCACCGATCCTTTTTCGCTCGAGACCGTCAGGGCTACGATGGGCTCCGTCTTCGCCATGCCCGTCGCGCGTGCCACCGCGGAAGAGTTCGTCAAGTGGCAAAAGACGGCCGGCGTCAGGGTCGTGGCGACGCATCTGGCTGGCTCGGTCGACTATCGGACCATCGACTACAAGTCGAAGCCGGTGGTGCTGCTGATGGGCAACGAACAGGCTGGCCTGCCCGAGGAGCTTGCCCGCGAAGCGGGCGCGCTCGCCCGCATCCCGCAGGCTGGCCGGGCGGACTCGCTCAATCTCGCGATCGCCACCGGGATCATGTTGTTCGAAGCGCGTCGCCACCTGTTGTCGTTGGATGCCGGCGCATGAGCGAGCGGCAGGTTTTGTTTTCGAGGCCGCTGCCGATCACGGTCTTCATTCTGCTGGCGCTCGTCGCCGACCAGATCATCAAATATCTGGTAGAGACATTGCTGCCCTTTCAGCAGGCGGTCGCGGTCATTCCCATGCTTGCGCTCTACCGGACCTACAACTACGGCGTCGCCTTCTCCATGCTTTCGGGGATGGAAGACTGGTTCATCGTCGGCATGCGTCTGGCCGTCGTCGGCTTCGTGCTCTGGCTTTGGCGCCGCACGCCGAAAGACCGGTTCTTCGCCCATCTCGGCTATGCGATGATCATCGCGGGCGCGTTGGGTAACCTCGTCGACCGGCTGCTCTTCGGCTACGTCATCGACTATATCCTGTTTCACACGGCCAATTGGTCCTTTGCGGTTTTCAACCTCGCGGACAGCTTCATCACGGTCGGTGCAGGCGCGATCATCCTCGACGAGCTCATGCTGGCGAAAAGGCGCGATCGCTAAAACTTTAAAAACGGGCTGAAGGCATTCGGAAGGCTTGTCATGCTACGTCGATGGCATGAGCGAAGCGTCACGACTGCAGCGGCGGATCGAGTCCGGTTTCGGCACGGGAGTCCGTGCGGGCGGGGTTGCACCGTCGGCGGCTGACGCCGGAGGCTATTGGCCGGCGCGCGCCGCCTGCGCCGTCGCAGGTATTGCCGCCGCGGTGATCCTCTTTGCGGCGGGCGCGGCGAACGGCCTTCCCCTCTATTCGGCAATTGTCGCTATGGGCGGCCTTGCCGGGGCCTTGCTACTTCTGGCCGAGGGCATCGAGGCGTCCGGCGGACGAAGGGGAACGTTACGTGAAACCGCCTCTGATGAAGACTGGCAGCGGTTTGAAACCTCGGCCCTGCTTTCGACAATTCATGACGGACTTGGCGATCTTGCCGTCGTGCGCACCATGGACGGCCAGATCGTCTACGCCAACACTGTTCTTCACGAGGTCTGTGCCCGCGTCGACGTGCGCGGACTGACTTGCGCCGCCATAGGCCTGAGCTTCGAGCCGAAGCCCGAGCCAAACCACTATCTTGCACGTATCTCGACGCCCAGGGGAATCCGCCTTTACGACTGGCATGACGTGATCGCCCGCGAGCCCGCGACCGGCAGGCTGATGCGTCACAGCATTGCCCGCGACGTGACCGAGGAGACGCGCGCCGCGCGCGAACGGGAGGAAGCCCGCCGCCGTGCCGAGGAGGCGAGCCGAGCGAAGTCGCGCCTTCTTGCTACCGTCAGCCACGAGGTTCGCACGCCACTCTCCGGTATTCTGGGCATGAGTCACCTGCTGAGCCAGACCCGGCTGTCGGCCGAGCAGAAAAACTACCTCGCCGGCATGCAGCAATCCGGCCACGCATTGGTTCAACTGGTCGAGGATCTGATCGACTTTTCTTCGCTTTCAGCCGGGCGGTTCCAGCTACGCCCGTCGCAGCAGGACCTGCGCCTCGTCATCGAGAGCGTGGTGGAGATGCTCGCGCACCGCGCGCACGAGAAAGGCATAGAGATCGCCGCCACCGTTGCAGCCGACGTGCCGGCGGTGATGGTGTTCGATGCTGCACGTCTCAGGCAGGTGTTGTTCAACGTGATCGGCAATGCGGTGAAATTCACTGAGACCGGTGGCGTCCTCGTTGCCGCCGACATTGCCGACGGCCGCGTCAGAATCCGGATCGACGACACCGGCCCCGGCATGTCGGCCGATGAACTCGGGCGCGTCTTCGAGGAATTCGAGCAGGCAGGGGACGATAGTCAGCGCGCCAAGGGAACCGGCCTGGGGCTGGCGATATCGCGCCGGATCATGGAGGCCTTCGGCGGCAGCCTGACCGCTTCAAGCGCCTCCGGTCGAGGAAGCCGGTTCGAAGTCCGCTTTCCGTTGATCGGGGCGCCTTCCGCCTCCGCACGAGATGGCGTGCTATCTGGCGCGCACGTGCTGGTGCTGGCTCCCGATGGCCCGGTCTCGAACGCGCTCGCCGCAACGATTACGACGCTTTGCGGCGTGTGTCACCGCGCACCGACGCTTGCCGCCGCCGACGCCATCATCGCCGCCGTCTTGTCGAACGACTTGCCGCTGACCGATATCATCGTTGACCATCGCCATTCGGAGCAGTTCCGCCGTCTCCTTGCGCTACGACCGGAGATCGCCGGCCTCAAGCTGCGCCGGACCTACCTTATCAACCCGGAGGAGCGCACCGCTCACCCGGTGAATCAGATCGACGGCTATGAGGCATGGCTTGTCCGCCCCTTGCGTGAAAAGTCGCTGGTGGAGGTTCTGCTCGGGCGGCTGAAGGGCATCGAGAAACGGGACGCGATCAACGATAACCGGCCGATCCTCCGGGAGGCGTTGCCGCCGGGCGAACGGGGCGATCACGATATTCTCCTTGCCGAGGACGATCCGGTCAATGCACTCATCTTGCGGACGATTCTTCGTCGGGCGGGCTATATGGTGCGCCACGTTGGCGATTTCACCAGCCTGGATCGCGCATTGCACGATCCTGACGAAGCCGTGCGCGAGAGGCCACGCCTGATCCTCACCGACCTCAACATGCCAGGTGGCGATGGCCTGATGATGCTGAAGCGGCTGCGCGAACAGGAAACGGCCGGGCGGCGCCGCCGGCTGCCCGTTATCGTCCTGACGTCGGATACACACGGTGACCTGCACGAACTCCTGCTCGCGGCCGGAGCGGACTCGGTATTGCCGAAGCCGCCGGAACCGGTGCGCCTGACCGCCGAAATTGCACGCCTTCTCGAAGCCTGAAGAGCTACTGCATGCTTCCGTAAATCGTTGCCGATTCAAGGATAGAAACATGCGGCAATTCAAAGTGCTGTAAGTCTTTGAATCTACGCATCGTGCTTTCCGAAAATCGATTCCGATTTTCGGGCCGATGCGCTAGCGTCCGGTACGCCGGCCATCCCCGCGATGCTGGGGTTGTAAGCCGTCCCGGTGTCACTATCTTGTAGCACAAACGTGGTTTAAGCCCGGCAGGCACACAGGCGATTCGGGATAACACGGATGACGATCGAACTTCTGGATTCGACGAACGTGATTGACACTCCACAGGCTTGCATCCGCAAGACGATTGCGACCCCGGCAACCGATGTTCTCGGGCGGATCGCCAATCTCGAGACGCGGCTTGCCCGCTCCGCCGCCGAGGTCGATGCTGCACAGGCGGTACGCTACAAGGTCTTCGTCGAGGAGATGAAGGCGCAGGTGGGGCCGGATGCCGAGCGGCGCAAGCGCGACGTCGACAGCTGGGATTCGATTTGCGATCATCTGCTGGTTCTCGATACGTCGATCGAAGGCGATCCGGAAGACCAGATCGTCGGCACATATCGGCTGTTGCGGCAGGACGTCGCTGAACGGGCCGGCGGCTTCTACTCGGCTTCGGAGTTTGCAATCGCCGAACTGCTTGCGCGCCATCCGGGCAAGCGTTTCATGGAACTCGGCCGCTCCTGCGTGCTGCCGGACTATCGGACGAAGCGAACCGTCGAACTGCTCTGGCAGGGCAATTGGGCCTACGCGTTGAAACATGGCGTCGACGCGATGTTCGGATGCGGCTCGTTCCCGGGGGTCGTTCCGGAAGAGCACGCGTTGGCGCTCTCCTTCCTGCACCACAATGTTCTTGCCCAGGGTGAATGGGCGGTTTCCGCTCGGCCGGAGCTTCATCGGACCATGGACCTGATGCCCTCGGAAGCAATCAACCCGAAGAAGGCGCTTTCTGCTCTTCCGCCGCTGATCAAGGGCTACATGCGGCTCGGTGCGATGGTCGGCGACGGCGCTGTCGTCGATCATGCTTTCCGCACGACCGACGTGTTGATCGTGTTGCCCATCAGCAATATTTCCGGTCGCTACCTCAACTACTACGGCGCAGACGCCGGGCGGTTTTCTTCGACCATCTCCTGAGCGGCGGACTGCAGTATTAACCAGTTGTTAAGGATGTGTTTGACTTTCCTTGTTGAAAGGTCGAAGTGTATTTCTATGGTTGATCTGGATTTCATGACGAAGGAATGTAAAAAATAAAGGGAAAGATTTGCAGTGCGTCTGGGGGCGCGTATATTGCAGTCAATTTCCTCGCATTTTTATGACCTAAGCGATGGATCTGCCATAATGTATTGAGCCCACTTCCTTTTGCCGGAGAAGTGGGCTCTTGTTTTATTGGGATTCTGTGTGCCATTGCTGTACGTTCCGCCAAGCAATGTTTGCGGCCGAAACAGCAAGTGTCTCGAAATCGTGCATCGTTTGTCACTGCATGCCTCCTTAAATCGACCTCGATTTAAGGACAAAGACATGCAGCAATTCAAAGTGCTACAGCGACCTTTGCGCGTCTGATAAGACGCGCGGCGCTGTAGCCGTCAGGTCCCGGCATTGTAGGCGGCGATTGCAGCCATGTTGACAATGTCCGAATCCTTGGCCGACATCGACGCGATCTGCACCGACTTGTCGAGGCCGACGAGCAGCGGGCCGATAACCGTCGAACCGCCGAGTTCCTGGAGCATCTTGGTCGATATCGAGGCGGAGTGGAACGCCGGCATGACCAAGACGTTGGCGGTGCCGGAAAGCCGGCAGAACGGATATTGCTCCATGACCCGGGCATTGAGCGCCACGTCGGCCGCCATTTCGCCGTCGTATTCGAAATCGACGCGGCGCTTGTCGAGGATCTTCACCGCTTCACGCACCCTTTCGGAGCGTTCGCCCGAGGGGTGGCCGAAGGTCGAATAGGCGAGCATCGCGACGCGCGGCACATAGCCAAGGCGCTTGGCGAGCCCGGCGGCTTCCTCGGCGATGTCGGCCAGTTCCTCGGCCGTCGGCATGTCGTGGACCGCGGTGTCGGCGACGAGTACCGTGCGGCCGCGGCAGAGCGCGAGCGATACGCCGATGACCCGGTGACCGGGCTTGGCGTCGATGCAGCGGCGCACGTCTTCGAGCGCCGTCGAATAGTTGCGCGTCAGGCCCGTCACCATGCCGTCGGCGTCGCCGAGCGCCACCATGCAGGCAGCGAAGTGGTTGCGGTCGTTGTTGATCAGCCGCTGCACGTCGCGGAAAAGGTAGCCCTTGCGCTGGAGCCGGGCATAGAGGAAATCGGTATAGGCGCCGACGCGCTTGGAGAGGCGTGCGTTGACGATCTGGATGCCGGCACGGTTGAGGTCGATGCCTTCCCGCTCGGCGGTTTCGCGCATCTGCTCCTCGCGCCCGAGCAGGATTGCCGTGCCGAGCGCCTGGTTGGCATAGGCGATCGCGGAGCGCATCATCTGCACTTCCTCGCCTTCGGCAAAGACGATGCGCTTCGGCTGGCGGCGGACGCGTTCGAAGATGCGCTGCAGCGTCGAGGCGATCGGGTCGCGCCGCGCCGAAAGCTGCTGCCCATAGGCGTTGAGATCCTCGATCGGCTTGCGCGCGACGCCCGTTTCCATGGCTGCCTTCGCAACGGCAATCGGGATCGCCGAGATGAGGCGCGGATCGAAGGGAACAGGAATGATGTATTGCGGCCCGAAGCGTGGCCGGTTGCCTTGGTAGGCGGCGGCGACGTCGTCCGGCACGTCCTCCTTCGCAAGACTCGCAAGGGCTTCCGCCGCAGCGATCTTCATGGCGTCGTTGATCGTCGAGGCGCGCACGTCGAGGGCGCCGCGGAAGATATAGGGGAAGCCGAGAACGTTGTTGACCTGGTTCGCGTAGTCGGAACGGCCGGTCGCGACGATCGCGTCGTCGCGGATGCGGGCGACTTCCTCCGGCGTGATTTCGGGATCCGGATTGGCCATGGCGAAGATGATCGGTTTCGGCGCCATCGAAAGCACCATCTCCGTCGAAAGCGCACCCTTCGCGGACAGTCCGAAGAACACGTCGGCACCCTCCAGCGCCTCGGCCAGCGTCCGGCGGTCGGTGTCGACCGCGTGCGCCGATTTCCACTGGTTCATCCCGTCCGTGCGACCCTTGTAGATCACGCCCTTGGTATCGCAGAGAATGACGTTTTCCCCGTTGAAACCCATCGCCTTGATGAGCTCGATGCAGGCGATGGCCGCAGCGCCCGCGCCGTTGCAGACGAGCTTGGTCGTCTTGAAGTCACGCCCGGTAAGCGCCAGCGCGTTGATAAGGCCGGCGGCGGCAATGATCGCGGTGCCATGCTGGTCGTCATGGAATACCGGAATGTCCATGACCTCGCGCAGCCGCTGCTCGATGATGAAACAGTCCGGCGCCTTGATGTCCTCGAGGTTGATGCCCCCGAAAGACGGGCCGAGAAAGCGCACGCAGTTGACGAATTCGTCGACATTCTCCGTATCGACTTCGAGGTCGATCGAATCGACGTCGGCAAACCGCTTGAACAGGACAGACTTGCCTTCCATGACCGGCTTCGAGGCAAGCGCACCGAGATTGCCGAGGCCGAGGATCGCCGTACCGTTGGAAATCACCGCGACCATGTTGCCGCGCGTCGTGTAGTCATAGGCGGTTGCCGGGTCTTCGGCGATCGCCTTCACGGGCACGGCGACGCCGGGCGAGTAGGCGAGCGACAGGTCGCGCTGCGTCGCCATCGCCTTTGTCGGGGCGATCTCCAGTTTTCCGGGCCGACCTTGTGAGTGAAAATCGAGCGCTTCCTGGGCGGTGACGCTTGTCACCGTGCGGTCGGTCTTGTCGGTAGCCGGCATGTTTCCTCAACCTCCTGTGGGCGACCGCCGAGGTCAGCCTCTTTGTTATTGTCGTCTATAAATGCTTGCGGATAGTGTGACATCTCTTTTTTTGGAACAATCATGAATTTCGTGACAGACCCATCGAGCCGCACGGGCGATGTCCTTTCCGTGTCCGATCTGGCAAGCGAGGAGAGCCGCTCAACCGCGACTCCGATGATGGAGCAGTACATCGAGATCAAGGCGAACAATCCGGATTCGCTGTTGTTCTACCGGATGGGCGACTTCTACGAACTGTTCTTCCAGGATGCGGTCGAAGCCTCGCGTGCGCTCGGGATTACCCTGACGAAGCGCGGCCAGCACTTGGGGCAGGAGATCCCGATGTGCGGCGTGCCGGTTCACGCGGCCGACGATTATCTGCAGAAGCTGATCGCCGTTGGTTTCCGTGTCGCCGTCTGCGAACAGGTCGAGGATCCGGCCGAAGCGAAGAAGCGCGGCAGCAAGTCGGTCGTGCGCCGCGACGTTGTCCGGCTGGTGACGCCGGGAACGATCACCGAGGACAAGCTGCTTTCGCCGGCAGAATCGAACTATCTGATGGCGCTGGCCCGTATCCGCAGCGGCTCAGAACCGGCCTATGCGCTTGCCTGGATCGACATATCGACGGGCATCTTCCGACTTGCCGAGACGGCCGAAGGCCGCCTGCTTGCCGATATACTGCGGATCGAGCCGCGTGAACTGATCCTGCCGGATACCGTCTTTCACGACCCGGAACTCCGGCCGGTTTTCGACGTGCTCGGCCGGGTGGCGGTGCCGCAGCCGGCGGTGCTGTTCGACAGCGCGACGGCCGAAGGCCGTATTGCCCGCTATTACGGCGTGAAGACCCTTGACGGCTTCGGCACCTTCTCGCGCGCCGAGCTCGCGGCGGCCTCGGCGGCGATCTCCTATGTCGAGAAGACCCAGCTTGCCGAACGTCCGGCGCTCGGGATTCCGGAGCGGGAAAGCGCCGCCTCGACGCTCTTCATCGATCCGGCGACCCGCGCCAACCTGGAACTGGTCAAGACGCTTTCCGGCGCCCGCGAGGGAACGTTGCTCAGGGCCCTCGACCGGACGGTGACGAGCGGCGGCGCACGGCTTCTTGCGGAGCGGCTGATGTCGCCGCTGACCGATCCCGATCGGATCAACACGCGGCTCGATGCCATTGAGGTCCTGGCCGACCAGCCGTCTTTTACGACGGATCTGCGCGACGCCCTGCGGCGCACGCCCGACATGCCGC includes:
- the lspA gene encoding signal peptidase II, translating into MSERQVLFSRPLPITVFILLALVADQIIKYLVETLLPFQQAVAVIPMLALYRTYNYGVAFSMLSGMEDWFIVGMRLAVVGFVLWLWRRTPKDRFFAHLGYAMIIAGALGNLVDRLLFGYVIDYILFHTANWSFAVFNLADSFITVGAGAIILDELMLAKRRDR
- a CDS encoding SRPBCC family protein yields the protein MEMTGEERIAARRDAVWQCLNDPEILRRCIPGCQSLEMKSPTELTAVVKVKIGPVSATFNGNVVLSNLNPPQSYTISGEGKGGIAGFAKGGADVTLAEEGGETVLRYDVKAEVGGKIAQLGSRLIDSTSRKLAQQFFADFNLAVSGAAEAAS
- a CDS encoding DUF1049 domain-containing protein, whose amino-acid sequence is MLKKLINIVVLVPLGIILIVLSVANRQAVTLAFNPFNPADSLLSVSAPFFVFLFLAVIVGLILGAGVTWLSQGKYRRRARNEANEASKWHREAEKQRSQAEKLASQTPLPAPQN
- a CDS encoding class I SAM-dependent rRNA methyltransferase; protein product: MKEKDRRSKNASVTAAKGRGAEARGGHHEQRHPPVKQGGFKARSGGLPAKVAEEKGDRQRSAHEAAPTRPVRQRTGDKPAETVPLILETAATAGYHLIDSGNGEKLEQYGPYRIVRPEAQALWPKALPASIWEKADAIFTGDTDEDGMGRWRFPREVLGETWPMQLLDTDFLGRFTSFRHVGVFPEQLAHWSWMKDQVATAGRPLKVLNLFGYTGVASLIAAKAGAEVTHVDASKKAIGWARENQTLARAEKLPIRWICDDAMKFIQREERRGSRYDVILTDPPKFGRGPNGEVWQLFDHLAAMLDICREILSPEARGLVLTAYSIRASFYSIHELMRETMRGRGGRVESGELIIREGGLDGKEPGRALSTSLFSRWVPK
- a CDS encoding TrmH family RNA methyltransferase — its product is MNTDRSDHGTPRVGHVKEVTSLTNPIIKDIRSLAQKKHRDETRSFMAEGLKLVIDALDLGWKIKILVYAKAAKGKPQVEQVAAKTVAKGGLVLEVSEKVLSTITRRDNPQMVVGIFEQRYRALKDVRPEEGETYVALDRVRDPGNLGTIIRTADAAGASGIILVGETTDPFSLETVRATMGSVFAMPVARATAEEFVKWQKTAGVRVVATHLAGSVDYRTIDYKSKPVVLLMGNEQAGLPEELAREAGALARIPQAGRADSLNLAIATGIMLFEARRHLLSLDAGA
- a CDS encoding GNAT family N-acetyltransferase, whose amino-acid sequence is MTIELLDSTNVIDTPQACIRKTIATPATDVLGRIANLETRLARSAAEVDAAQAVRYKVFVEEMKAQVGPDAERRKRDVDSWDSICDHLLVLDTSIEGDPEDQIVGTYRLLRQDVAERAGGFYSASEFAIAELLARHPGKRFMELGRSCVLPDYRTKRTVELLWQGNWAYALKHGVDAMFGCGSFPGVVPEEHALALSFLHHNVLAQGEWAVSARPELHRTMDLMPSEAINPKKALSALPPLIKGYMRLGAMVGDGAVVDHAFRTTDVLIVLPISNISGRYLNYYGADAGRFSSTIS
- a CDS encoding integration host factor subunit beta, with amino-acid sequence MIKSELVQIVAARNPHLYHRDVENIVNAVLDEITDALAAGNRVELRGFGAFSVKNRPSRSGRNPRTGDSVFVEEKWVPFFKTGKELRERLNPGMNGNDDD
- a CDS encoding NADP-dependent malic enzyme; the protein is MPATDKTDRTVTSVTAQEALDFHSQGRPGKLEIAPTKAMATQRDLSLAYSPGVAVPVKAIAEDPATAYDYTTRGNMVAVISNGTAILGLGNLGALASKPVMEGKSVLFKRFADVDSIDLEVDTENVDEFVNCVRFLGPSFGGINLEDIKAPDCFIIEQRLREVMDIPVFHDDQHGTAIIAAAGLINALALTGRDFKTTKLVCNGAGAAAIACIELIKAMGFNGENVILCDTKGVIYKGRTDGMNQWKSAHAVDTDRRTLAEALEGADVFFGLSAKGALSTEMVLSMAPKPIIFAMANPDPEITPEEVARIRDDAIVATGRSDYANQVNNVLGFPYIFRGALDVRASTINDAMKIAAAEALASLAKEDVPDDVAAAYQGNRPRFGPQYIIPVPFDPRLISAIPIAVAKAAMETGVARKPIEDLNAYGQQLSARRDPIASTLQRIFERVRRQPKRIVFAEGEEVQMMRSAIAYANQALGTAILLGREEQMRETAEREGIDLNRAGIQIVNARLSKRVGAYTDFLYARLQRKGYLFRDVQRLINNDRNHFAACMVALGDADGMVTGLTRNYSTALEDVRRCIDAKPGHRVIGVSLALCRGRTVLVADTAVHDMPTAEELADIAEEAAGLAKRLGYVPRVAMLAYSTFGHPSGERSERVREAVKILDKRRVDFEYDGEMAADVALNARVMEQYPFCRLSGTANVLVMPAFHSASISTKMLQELGGSTVIGPLLVGLDKSVQIASMSAKDSDIVNMAAIAAYNAGT
- a CDS encoding hybrid sensor histidine kinase/response regulator, which encodes MSEASRLQRRIESGFGTGVRAGGVAPSAADAGGYWPARAACAVAGIAAAVILFAAGAANGLPLYSAIVAMGGLAGALLLLAEGIEASGGRRGTLRETASDEDWQRFETSALLSTIHDGLGDLAVVRTMDGQIVYANTVLHEVCARVDVRGLTCAAIGLSFEPKPEPNHYLARISTPRGIRLYDWHDVIAREPATGRLMRHSIARDVTEETRAAREREEARRRAEEASRAKSRLLATVSHEVRTPLSGILGMSHLLSQTRLSAEQKNYLAGMQQSGHALVQLVEDLIDFSSLSAGRFQLRPSQQDLRLVIESVVEMLAHRAHEKGIEIAATVAADVPAVMVFDAARLRQVLFNVIGNAVKFTETGGVLVAADIADGRVRIRIDDTGPGMSADELGRVFEEFEQAGDDSQRAKGTGLGLAISRRIMEAFGGSLTASSASGRGSRFEVRFPLIGAPSASARDGVLSGAHVLVLAPDGPVSNALAATITTLCGVCHRAPTLAAADAIIAAVLSNDLPLTDIIVDHRHSEQFRRLLALRPEIAGLKLRRTYLINPEERTAHPVNQIDGYEAWLVRPLREKSLVEVLLGRLKGIEKRDAINDNRPILREALPPGERGDHDILLAEDDPVNALILRTILRRAGYMVRHVGDFTSLDRALHDPDEAVRERPRLILTDLNMPGGDGLMMLKRLREQETAGRRRRLPVIVLTSDTHGDLHELLLAAGADSVLPKPPEPVRLTAEIARLLEA